The genomic interval TTATAACCCAAGCCTCCGCTGTAATAAATCCGTGCCCCATCAATGTCCCTATCCCTGTAAGGGCTTCCATAGCGGGCAATGCCGAGTCGTAATGCATAGAGCAGGTATCTTATTTCCGCACCCGCGCGGATATTGGCTGCTGTACGATAGCTTGCTTTTACCTCTTCGGCATAGTGATAATTCTCCAACGCATTCCCGTATTTCAGCTTCATGGAGCGATAGTCGTCCAGCTCATAGTCAACACTGATAAACCCACCGGGAAGCTCCGGATCGTCGGCGGTATTGAACAGCAGCACCGCGCTGGCCGTTGCTTTCCAGGGCGTTCTGAGGCTGTAATTCAGATTGTCGGCTTCCGACTGCGTCGTATCGTCGACCGTATAAATGGTAGATGCCTTTACTACTCCGGCCGATTTGGTGTCGGTCAGCATGTCTGTCTGATACTCCTTGTTCACGCCATACCAGGTGGGCGACTGCAGGGTCAGTCCCAGGTTGAGAGGTGCCACCGGTTTATAGATGCCCCCTAATTTCAGGTTAATGCCTATGCCGTTGGTAGAGGTGATCTGTGTTAGCTGATAGGCGTTCAGGTCGGCATGTACCGGGTTGATATTTTGCTCCTTCCAGGTATCCTGCTGGCCCTGTTTGATAAAGTCAATATTCATACTGCCTCCAATGAACAGCTTCTCGCTATGTTGCTTTCCAAAGACGAGCGCGAGTTCTGTCATGCCCCCATGTGTGAGGACCTGGTGCGATTGATGAACCAGTATGCTGTGGTCGTCCGCCTCGGCTGCAGAAGTGAATTGATACTGATCGCCCGCCCGGTAGGGGCTGATCAGGTAGGTCTTGTATGCCAGGGTGGCCGCATGTCGCATGGCTACGTCCAGTCCGGCAGATAATAAGGCGTCGGGATTGCTGACATGGGCATTGTCTGCCTGGATATAATAATTGAGCGACTGGGAGGAATTGGCTATGATTCCCTGGTAATACACATTTTCCCGGAAGTTGTTGGTCCGGTTCACGCCCATCGCAAATATCAGGGAGCGCTCTTTCTCCTTGCTGCGAATGAGCAGGGTGAAGTTGTCAAACTTCAGACCGCCTTTTTTCGAGTTGTCTTTATTGTCCAGGTAATAGTTGGTATTGTTAATATGCTGATAGCCAATAGAAAAAGAGAGGTCGCTTTTATGAAAGAAACCAGCTGCCGCAGGATTCACGTAGATGGCTGCCACTTCACCGCCCAATGCACCGGTAGCACCTCCGATGGCTTGTCCGCGGGCGGAGCCGACGGAGATATCGCTGCTGAATTTTAAGACGTCCTGCAAGGTTTGCGCTGCAACAGGATATGTGATTGCCGGTAAGGCCAAAGCCAATAATAGTGACAGTTTGTAAGTCATAGGTATGTATAGCCGGCGCAAAAATAGACAAAAATGGGCCTGATCCTCCCGCTATTCGAAAAAAGGGCGTCCACGCAAAGTGAACGCCCTTTCCAGGTAAAATTATGTTTGTTGACGGAATTAGAATTTCCAGCCAAAGGTAGCATTGATATTCGCCTGTTTGCTGTCGATCTTGGCTGCAGCCGGTGTTGTGTAGTGGTCGGCCGGATCAGCATTGGATGACAGTACATATGGCTGGCTGGTGATGGTATTGCTGCCATATACCAGCCCCAGGTCCATGTAGAAGCCGCGGTTCCTGTAACCGATACCACCGGTGAAGTACTCGCGTTTACCGTCGATAGTAATGTTCTTGTACGGACTGCCATACAGGGCATAACCCAACCTGAAAGCGATCACGTGAAGTTTTAACTCACCACCCACGCGGATGTTGGATGCTCCCTGATAGGTTGATTTGATGGCCTGGTTACGCAGATCGGAATCTTCCTTGTCAAAGCTGTTATCATTTCTGAAACGCATCTTCATGGACGCGTAGTCCATGTATTCATAGTCGAAGGTGATGAAACCTGTCGGCTTCCTGGTGTCGGCAGAAGGAGCAAACAGGAAGGCAGCACTCAGCACGCCTTTCCAGGGCGTTCTTACAGTGTACTTGGATTCATCTTCATAACCGTCATTCGTCTCCGTAGAAGAGGCAGATAGTACGCCAAAAGTCTTGGTGGAAGTGGTCATGTCTGTCCGGTAATTATCTGTAAAGCTGATCCAGGAAGGGGAGTGGAAGGTAGCTCCCAGGCTCAGGGCCTTAACAGGTTTATAAATACCACCAACTTTAAGGTTGATACCGGTTCCTTCTGATCTGAGGCTTTCGGTAACATCAAAGCTGTTCAGGTCTGTAGGAACGGTGTTCTGGTTCGTTTCCTTCCAGGTCCTTGAATTTTTGTAGGTCATGGTCGGAATATTCACGCTACCGCCGAGGTACAACTTATCGTCATAGTTGGCGGCAAATGCGAAAGCCACATCATAGGCGCCTCCTTTGGCGTCGACGATGTTCTCCTGTTTTACATTGATACTGCGATCCTGTGCCTGTGCCGCAGAATAGAAAAAGCCATCCGGCTGACCATTGTTCATGTAAGGAGAGATCAGTCCTGTCTGGTAAGCCAGTGCAGAAGTATGTGCGAGGGAGCCGATGGTCTGGCTGCCGCCCAGCTGTTCCTGCGGATTGGTAACGCCTGCTGCTTCTGCATCGAGGTAATAATTCAATGACAGGGAGGAGCTTGTATTGGTGCCGGTATAATAGATCCGCTGATTGTAGTTCTGTGTGCGGTTCAGTCCCAGTCCGAAGCTGAAGTTCTGCCATTTGCTGTCCGGCTTCTTCCTTCTGCCACCAAAGATCAGGGTAACATTGGAAATGAGGGGGATGAACTTGTTATCATCGCCCTTCGTGTTCAGGTAGGTGCCTGTGTTGGAAATATTCTGGAAACCAACGGTAAAGGAGAAATCATTTGTTCTGAAAAAGCCAAGTCCCGCCGGGTTGACGTACAGGGAAGAAGATTCGCCGCCCAAAGCGCCCAGGGCGCCACCTACTGATTGTGCTCTTGTTGTACCTGAAGGTGAAGTTGTGCTGAATCGTAAGGCATCGTCTATTGTTTGTGCATGCAGGGACACACAGGTTCCTGTCAATGCCAGGGCGAATACCATTCTTTTAATCATCATAGTAGAATTAAGGGTTAAAAAATACCCTGGCTTTTGACCAGGGTACATTTTTTAGAATATCAATGATCAAATCATTTAAGTATTAATTTCTTGATCTGCCTGCGCGACCACCACCGCCGCCGCCACCGATGGAACCACCACCACCGCCACCAGATCTGGGCGTATAGGATGGAGCCGGTGTATAAGAACGCTGTGGTTGCTGCATTGGCTGGAATGACCTGGTAGGAGGATTGTAAGATCCGCTGGTACGGCCACCGCCATCGCCACCTACAGGACGTTCGCCTGAAGAAGGTGTAAATGAACGTCTTGGAGTGTAGTACCCGTCAGGATTGGTTCTGCCACCTGCGCTGGAATTGGAACCATCCACCACACGTCCACCCGGATTGGTAACATTACCTCTTCTGGAAGGAATATAATCCGTTCTGGTTGTACGTCCGCCAGGATTAGGCGTTGTACCGCCAACTACCCTGCTGGGATAAGAAGTTCCAAAGCTGCCACGTGTACGGCGTCCCGGAGAAGAATAACCGTAGTAGCCGCCGTGACCACCCCAGTAACCACCAGGATATCCGTAGTAGCCACCGCCATAATATCCACCATAGTACCATGGGTTGTAAGACCAGCTGCTGTACCATGGGCTATACCAGCCACTGTACCATGGATTGTAACCCCAGCCGTAACCGATGCCTATGCTGATGGAAGGGCCCCAGAAAGAGCTGTAGTAAGGAGAACCCCAGCCATAGCCGAAGCCGGTACCATAGTAGCTGCTGATGCCCCAGCCACTGCCGTAGTAAGGACTACCGTAATAACCGGAATATACATTTGGTGAATAGTAATCGTAGTAGGAACCCTTGTAGTTCCTGTTAAACATGTCTATACGGCGTGAATAATCTCCCTGATCTTCGTCGTCGTATGTAACATAGGTACCACCGTCGCCGTCGGCATCCGTTTCACTAACGTTATCATTATTTTGATTATTGCTGGCTGCATAAGTGGGTTTAACTCTCGGAGAGTAGTACACATCATCCGGAGTTTGTGTGGTTTTATATGCTGAGGAACAACTGCTTAAAATAAACAGTGCCACTGCAGCGAGGTAAGGAACTGATTTCATTTGTCGGAATTTTTTAGCCTGATTTCTATAGTAAATTTACACTATTTTTAACGTAAAGAACGGTTAATGCTACAATAATATCTAGCCACTCATAATATTTTACCAAACTGTTTGCACGTTTCTGATTTTCATGTAGGTTTGTGACATTTTACCTTTTGGTAATATATCTGGTACAAATATTAAGCCAAATTCAGATTTGTTTTAAAATATATGTACCGGCCACGATTATAAATATTTCAACGCTATATGAGTAAAGAGATCACAGCCCGTTCTGAAGATTATTCACAATGGTACAATGATTTGGTTCTGAAAGGAGGATTGGCAGATTATTCTGCGGTGAAGGGATGTATGGTGATCAAGCCATACGGTTTTGCACTTTGGGAAGGCATGAGAGATGTGCTGGACAAAAAATTCAAAGACACCGGACACCAGAACGCTTACTTCCCCTTATTCATTCCTAAAAGCTTCCTGAGTAAAGAGGAAGATCATATTGAAGGCTTCGCCAAGGAGTGCGCGGTCGTAACACACCACCGTCTGATGAAGAATCCGAACGGTAAGGGTGTGGTGGTAGATCCTACCGCCAAACTGGAGGAAGAACTGATCGTTCGTCCTACTTCCGAAACAATTATCTGGAATACATATAAAGACTGGATCCAGTCTTACCGCGACCTGCCCCTGCTGATTAACCAGTGGGCGAACGTTGTACGCTGGGAAATGCGTACCCGCCTCTTCCTGCGTACTGCCGAATTCCTCTGGCAGGAAGGTCATACTGCACATGCTACCGCTGAAGAAGCGATCGCTGAAACAAAGCAGATGCTGGAAGTATACGCTGACTTCGCAGAGAACTATATGGCAATGCCGGTAGTAAGAGGCGTAAAATCGCCTGCTGAGCGTTTCGCCGGTGCTATCGACACTTATTGTATTGAGGCGCTGATGCAGGATGGTAAGGCCCTGCAGGCAGGTACCTCTCACTTCCTCGGTCAGAATTTTGCCAAGGCATTTGATGTACAGTTCTCCAACAAAGAGAACAAACTGGAATATGTATGGGCTACCTCCTGGGGTGTATCTACCCGTCTGATCGGTGCGCTGGTAATGGCGCACAGCGACGACGACGGCCTGGTACTGCCTCCGCGTATCGCTCCTTTACAGGTGGTGATCGTGCCTATCTATAAAGGCGATGACCAGAAGGCGAAGATCGATGCAAAAGTACACGAGATCATGGGCCAGCTGAAGAAAGCCGGTATCCGTGTAAAATATGACGATAGCGACAACGCCCGTCCGGGATGGAAATTTGCAGAATATGAAATGAAAGGTGTGCCTGTGCGCATTGCACTGGGCGCCCGCGACCTGGAAAATAATGTGGCTGAAGTGGCCCGCCGCGACACCAAAACAAAGGAAAGTCTGCCGCTGGATGGCCTGGCAGAACGTATCGGTACGCTGCTGGAAGATATTCAACAGCAGATGTACAACAAAGCGCTGAGCTTCCGCGACGAACATATCACGCCTGCCAATACCATGGAAGAATTTGAACGCCTGCTGGAAGAAAAAGGAGGATTCATCTCTGCTCACTGGGATGGCACCACCGAAACAGAAGAAAAGATCAAGGAGCGCACTAAAGCAACAATACGTTGCATACCTTTAAACAATAAGCAGGAGGCTGGTACCTGTATCCTGACAGGTAAACCTTCTACGCAAAGGGTATTATTTGCCCGTGCATATTAAAAAGATTTACCGGTAGTGCCAGCCGACGCTGGTACTGCCGGTTTAATTCTAAAAATCCGACCCGTCTTGATGCCTAAGGTCCGTTATATGTTTTTATGGTGGATACTAATGGTTCTGAGCACTGTCAAAGCAGCTGCTCAGGGACCTATGATCCGTAACTATAACGTAAAGGATGGTCTCGCGAATGCTACAGTCTACGCCGTTGTGCAGGACAAGGAAGGATTTATCTGGTTTTCAACTCCCACCGGTGTCAGTAAATTCGATGGCAAACGCTTCCGCAACTACTCAAAAAAAGACGGGCTGACCGACAATGATGTCGTGAAACTCGCCGCCGATTCGAAAGGACGCGTCTGGTTCTTTACACTCAACGGTTTACCTTCTTTTTTCTGGAATTACACCATTCACACCAGTCAGAATGATTCCTCCCTGTATGTGGACGCCCGCGGCAAATACATGCAGTATATGTTTGAAGATTATGCGGGATTCATCTGGTTCCTGAATACCGATAATCGTATCATACAATACAGCGGCAGGAAGATGACTTACGACAAGCTGGGCGCCCGGCCTACAGACCTGTTCTACTTCCTCCGTAACGATACTATTTTCAAACCCCGGCAGCCTTACTTTAACCTGGTTGATCTGAGCGATATCGATCACCCGGATCAGAAAATAGAGAACACAGGTTTTCCCCTTGACCAGGCGGTGCTTGAACGTACACGGAAACATCCCGTGATCATCGTAGACAATAATCTGTATACCTACAGTAATAAAGAGGCTGTTTGTTTTTTCAGGGGAAGCGACTGGGGCATAAGAGATGAGATCAGTAATATTTGTGTGGATAATGATAATTTGTGGATAGGTACCCCAAGAACGCTTTATTACCTGAAAGGATTTTTCCGCGGCGAAAAGAAGCCTGTTAAATTGCTGGAAAATCACTACATCACCTCGCTGCTTAAAGACAGGGATGGCAATATCTGGATCACAACCTTTGGAGACGGTGTTTATTATATCCCCTACAAGAATTTTTATTTTAACTATCTCGACAATACGAATGGCCTGTTTTCACACTCGATCTTCAGTATCTGTAAAGACGAGAAGACCGGTCTGCTCCTGATAGGACAGAATGCCGGCGTATTAAATACAATAGATACAAATAACCAGTTCCGCCAGTTCAACCTGGATACCACCAGTGGACGGAACAGCATTCTCAGTATTCTACCGTACAGGCAGAATGAAATGCTGATCGGTACTGACAACGGGTTGTTTTCGTTTAATACGGTCCAGCAGAAAAAAACATTGCTGAAGCGGGTGAATACACTGAAAGATGTCGATATCAGTCCCAATGGCAAAATACGTATAGCGGCTAAAAATCAGGTGATCTGTGGAGATGATTATACGATCAGCAAGAAAGAAGAGCTGATTACTTCCATTGCGTGTATCAATGATTCGGCTTATTATGTCGGTACCGACGCCGGGCTGTTTTATAGTGATGATCGCATCCGCAAACTGAAAATATGGACAACTAAACCTGCCTTTGATTTAAGCATTAAAGACCTGAAATGGATCGACGGCGAGCTCTGGATAGGCACCAGCGATCACGGGCTTTATGTGCTCGGTACAGATCACAGCGTCATCACGCATTTGAGTACGGCAGACAAACTTGTCAGCGATATCTGTCAGCAGTTGTATTATGATGGCATAGGCCGCTTATATGTCGCTACCAATAAAGGGGTTTCCGTTATTGATGTGAAAACAAAAGCGCTCATCCGTAACATCACATCCAACGATGGGCTGATGAGTGATGATGCACGCAGTGTATATTATCAGCGGGGCATCTTATATATTGCTACATCCAACGGTCTTAGTTATTTCAATGATGCGAAGATGCCGGTAGATACGGTACCGCCGGCTATTTACCTGAATCATGTGCGGTATGGCGACAGTACCTACCTGCCCGGGAAACAATTTGTGCTGATGTACCAGCGGAAGGCCTCTTTTGAGGTGGAATTCGGCGCTATCGCCTATGATCTCCCTGACCTGGTAGAGTACCAGTACAATTTTTCTTCAGATACTTCGAGTGGATGGATCACGACAATGTCTAATATCGTACCTTTCCCGGACCTGCAGCCGGACACCTATCAGTTGCAGATCAGGGCAAGGAAATATAAAAGCGACTGGAGTCAGCCGGTGGTCATTACCGTTACCATTCTGCCGCGCTGGTACCAGCAATGGTGGGCGAGAGGGATCCTGATACTGCTAGGCTTAATATTGGTGGCTTTCGTGCTGAGGGACGTCATCAGAAGGATACAGCGGGCGGAGATGAGGAAGACGGAGTATAACAGGCGGATAGCGGAACTGGAAGCCAAAGCGCTGACAAACCAGATGAACCCTCACTTCATCTTCAATTCACTGAACTCAGTGCAGCACCTGATCATGGAAAAAGAGGAGAAGCAGGCGCTGAACTTCCTGTCAGATTTTGCCACCCTGATGCGGCAGATGCTGAACAATTCCCGGAAGTCATTTATATCGCTGGAAGAGGAGATAGCCTTCCTGACGCGCTATATCGAACTGGAGAAGATCCGTTTTGCCAACGTGTTCACCTACCAGTTCATACAGCAGGATGACCTGAAAGATTATACGATCTATATACCGCCTATGATCATACAACCGATTGTTGAAAATGCCATCAAGCACGGTCTCGCCCCAAAGAACGGCAGCGGAAGGCTGGAGGTAAAACTGGTGCTTCGTGAAGATATGTTATATTGCTCCGTAGACGATGACGGGATAGGGTGGGAGCGTGCTAATGAGATCAAAAGCGGGCGACTGGTAAAGCACGAATCAACGGCTTTGAGCGTGATTAGGGAAAGGTTGCAGATTATAAAATCTTTTAATGGAAATGTTGGAAAGTTAGAAATTATTGATAAATTTAAGTCTGGTTTCGGCAATAAGGAGGGTACCCTGGTTGAAATTCTGATTCCCATTGTTAAGATGTTATGAGTAATATAAAAGCTGCGATCGTAGACGATGAAGTCCGCAACATCCATATTTTGCGAAATATTCTGGAGAATTACTGTAAAGATGTTACGGTAGCGGGTGAGGCTCAGAACATTCATGACGCGGCGGAAATGATCAAGAATACCCAGATAGACGTCTTGTTTCTGGATATTGAAATGCCGCCCCATAATGGCTTCCAGCTACTGGAAATGTTCCCTGTGTTGAACTTCGAAGTGATTTTCATTACAGCCTTTCAGGAATATGCATTGCAGGCGATCAAATTTGCTGCATTAGATTATCTGCTCAAACCTATCAAGGTGAGTGAGGTGGAAGATGCTTTGGAAAAAGTGAAGAAGAGCAAAAAAGGCCGCCTCAACGAACTGGCATCTATCCTCAAGGACTACGTTAAGAACAATGACAACGCTTTCTCCAAGATAGTCATCCCTGTTAATGACGGTTACAACGTTATCGATCTGAAAGACATCATTTACTGCGAAGCATTTGACAGCTATACCAAAATTCAGCTGATCAACAACGTATCGCATCTCATCTCCAAATCACTGAAAGAGTATGAAGAAATGCTGTCCGATAAGGGTTTCTATCGTGTACATAAATCCTTCCTGATCAACATCCATCATATCGTCAAGATCATCAAGGGCCTGGGCACCGCTGTAGTCATGAGCGACCAGAAAAACATTCCTATCTCTTCCCGTAAGAAAGATGAATTCTTCGCCCAGCTGAAAGGGGTGATCAATTTGTAAGCGAGTTTCATTTATTGTAACACAACTGCTGCCGCCGTGAGGGGGCTTTTGGTGTTTGTGCTTTCATATCCAATCCATCCCATTCGTCATATTCATTTCCGTTCCATTTTTCCGTTTTCATAAATCCATTTCATTCCCCGGCGGTATTCCGTGTTATTTTTCATTCCCCGGGTTATTCGTTGTTGTTATCCACCCCCCGGGGTTAATCCGTGTTATTTTTCATTCCCCCGGGTTATCACCGGGGGCTACAAACACGGGCACTCCTAACGGAGTGCACAGCGCGGCCTGATGGTCTGTTTCATTCCTAATCCCCGTATTTAATTTCGTTTCCGGTTTTCGTTGCGTTTTAATCTGTTTTTATTTCTCCATGTATTCCCCGTTGTTTTTCCATTCTGGGTTATTTCTTGTTGTTGTCCATCCCCAGGTTGGCACCCATTGTTTTCATCCCGGGGTCATTTCATATTGTTATCCATCCCGGGCGGTATTCCGTGTTATTTTTCATTCCCCGGGGTTATTCATTGTTGTTATCCATCCCCCCCGGGTTAATCCGTGTTATTTTTCATCCCCCGGGTTATCACCCGGGGCTACAAACACGGGCACTCCTAACGGAGTGCATAGCGCGACCTGATGGTCTGTTTCATTCCTAATCTCCGTATCTAATTTTGTTTCCGGTTTTCGTTGCGTTTTCCGTTGGGTTTTCATCCGTTTTTATTTCTCCATGTATTCCCGGTTGTTATCCATCCCCGGGTCATTTCATGTTGTTTTCCATCCCTGGCGGTATTCCGTGTTATTTTTCATTCCCGGGTTATTCGTTGTTGTTATCCATCCCCCGGGGTTAATCCGTGTTATTTTTTATTCCCCGGGTAATTCGTTGTTGTTATCCATTCCCCCGGGTTAATCCGTGTTATTTTTCATTCCCCCGGGTTATCACCCGGGGCTACAAACACGGGCACTCCTAACGGAGCGCATAGCGCGACCTGATGGTCAGTTTCATTTCCTAATCTCCGTATCTAATTTTGTTTTCGGTTTTCGTTGCGTTTTCCGTTGGGTTTTCATCCGTTTTTATTTCTCCATGTGTTCCCCGTTGTTTTCCAACCTGGGTTATTTCTTGTTGTTATCCATCCCCCGGTTGGCCCCCATTTTTTTCATCCCGGGGTCATTTCATATTGTTATCCATCCCCGGTGGTATTCCGTGTTATTTTTCATTCCCCCGGGGTTATTTTTTGTTGTTATCCATCCCCCCGGGTTATCACCCGGGGCTACAAACACGGGCACTCCTAACGAAGTGCATAGCGCGGTCTAACGGTCTGTTTCATATAGACGTCTAACTATATTTTGGAGGCCGTACGCAGGCGAGCGGGCAGGTGGGAATCGCTGGCCTTAGTTGTTTGAAGTATGCTGATGCGACCAACCAGGGGTTAAATAAATATTCAACAGCCAGCCCGCCATCCCAAAGCTAAATATCAAGGAACTTCAAAAAACTACAGCCAGTGATCACAGCCTGCACCGTGAGCAAGAAGGCCAACGCAATAATCACTGTCAGCCTGCATAACGACAACCAGTGAGCAAGAAGGCAATAATCATCTCCAGAAAGGCAACCTGCAAGCCAGAAACACGCAAAAAAAAGAAAGTCCCGGAATCACCCGGGACCTTCTCTCCTTAACCTATAAATCTATATGAAAACGCTTAAAACTCTGTTCCATTCGCAAGATCAATATTATAATAATACACCCCATTCAACTCAGGATACACCCCTTCAACCTGCACTTTCTTCTGTTTCTCCAGTATCCTCCTCAACTCCTCCACTGAATTCACCGGCTGACCGCCAGCTTTCAGTATAATGAAAGACCGCTTCATATTAGTCTGTTTCTTTAGCACCCCACCGCC from Chitinophaga filiformis carries:
- a CDS encoding LytR/AlgR family response regulator transcription factor, whose amino-acid sequence is MSNIKAAIVDDEVRNIHILRNILENYCKDVTVAGEAQNIHDAAEMIKNTQIDVLFLDIEMPPHNGFQLLEMFPVLNFEVIFITAFQEYALQAIKFAALDYLLKPIKVSEVEDALEKVKKSKKGRLNELASILKDYVKNNDNAFSKIVIPVNDGYNVIDLKDIIYCEAFDSYTKIQLINNVSHLISKSLKEYEEMLSDKGFYRVHKSFLINIHHIVKIIKGLGTAVVMSDQKNIPISSRKKDEFFAQLKGVINL
- the proS gene encoding proline--tRNA ligase; the protein is MSKEITARSEDYSQWYNDLVLKGGLADYSAVKGCMVIKPYGFALWEGMRDVLDKKFKDTGHQNAYFPLFIPKSFLSKEEDHIEGFAKECAVVTHHRLMKNPNGKGVVVDPTAKLEEELIVRPTSETIIWNTYKDWIQSYRDLPLLINQWANVVRWEMRTRLFLRTAEFLWQEGHTAHATAEEAIAETKQMLEVYADFAENYMAMPVVRGVKSPAERFAGAIDTYCIEALMQDGKALQAGTSHFLGQNFAKAFDVQFSNKENKLEYVWATSWGVSTRLIGALVMAHSDDDGLVLPPRIAPLQVVIVPIYKGDDQKAKIDAKVHEIMGQLKKAGIRVKYDDSDNARPGWKFAEYEMKGVPVRIALGARDLENNVAEVARRDTKTKESLPLDGLAERIGTLLEDIQQQMYNKALSFRDEHITPANTMEEFERLLEEKGGFISAHWDGTTETEEKIKERTKATIRCIPLNNKQEAGTCILTGKPSTQRVLFARAY
- a CDS encoding OmpP1/FadL family transporter, yielding MMIKRMVFALALTGTCVSLHAQTIDDALRFSTTSPSGTTRAQSVGGALGALGGESSSLYVNPAGLGFFRTNDFSFTVGFQNISNTGTYLNTKGDDNKFIPLISNVTLIFGGRRKKPDSKWQNFSFGLGLNRTQNYNQRIYYTGTNTSSSLSLNYYLDAEAAGVTNPQEQLGGSQTIGSLAHTSALAYQTGLISPYMNNGQPDGFFYSAAQAQDRSINVKQENIVDAKGGAYDVAFAFAANYDDKLYLGGSVNIPTMTYKNSRTWKETNQNTVPTDLNSFDVTESLRSEGTGINLKVGGIYKPVKALSLGATFHSPSWISFTDNYRTDMTTSTKTFGVLSASSTETNDGYEDESKYTVRTPWKGVLSAAFLFAPSADTRKPTGFITFDYEYMDYASMKMRFRNDNSFDKEDSDLRNQAIKSTYQGASNIRVGGELKLHVIAFRLGYALYGSPYKNITIDGKREYFTGGIGYRNRGFYMDLGLVYGSNTITSQPYVLSSNADPADHYTTPAAAKIDSKQANINATFGWKF
- a CDS encoding two-component regulator propeller domain-containing protein, whose product is MPKVRYMFLWWILMVLSTVKAAAQGPMIRNYNVKDGLANATVYAVVQDKEGFIWFSTPTGVSKFDGKRFRNYSKKDGLTDNDVVKLAADSKGRVWFFTLNGLPSFFWNYTIHTSQNDSSLYVDARGKYMQYMFEDYAGFIWFLNTDNRIIQYSGRKMTYDKLGARPTDLFYFLRNDTIFKPRQPYFNLVDLSDIDHPDQKIENTGFPLDQAVLERTRKHPVIIVDNNLYTYSNKEAVCFFRGSDWGIRDEISNICVDNDNLWIGTPRTLYYLKGFFRGEKKPVKLLENHYITSLLKDRDGNIWITTFGDGVYYIPYKNFYFNYLDNTNGLFSHSIFSICKDEKTGLLLIGQNAGVLNTIDTNNQFRQFNLDTTSGRNSILSILPYRQNEMLIGTDNGLFSFNTVQQKKTLLKRVNTLKDVDISPNGKIRIAAKNQVICGDDYTISKKEELITSIACINDSAYYVGTDAGLFYSDDRIRKLKIWTTKPAFDLSIKDLKWIDGELWIGTSDHGLYVLGTDHSVITHLSTADKLVSDICQQLYYDGIGRLYVATNKGVSVIDVKTKALIRNITSNDGLMSDDARSVYYQRGILYIATSNGLSYFNDAKMPVDTVPPAIYLNHVRYGDSTYLPGKQFVLMYQRKASFEVEFGAIAYDLPDLVEYQYNFSSDTSSGWITTMSNIVPFPDLQPDTYQLQIRARKYKSDWSQPVVITVTILPRWYQQWWARGILILLGLILVAFVLRDVIRRIQRAEMRKTEYNRRIAELEAKALTNQMNPHFIFNSLNSVQHLIMEKEEKQALNFLSDFATLMRQMLNNSRKSFISLEEEIAFLTRYIELEKIRFANVFTYQFIQQDDLKDYTIYIPPMIIQPIVENAIKHGLAPKNGSGRLEVKLVLREDMLYCSVDDDGIGWERANEIKSGRLVKHESTALSVIRERLQIIKSFNGNVGKLEIIDKFKSGFGNKEGTLVEILIPIVKML